One window of the Coriobacteriia bacterium genome contains the following:
- a CDS encoding AbrB/MazE/SpoVT family DNA-binding domain-containing protein — protein MIKKLVRHGNSRALIIDKPILELIGATEDSEFTIITDGRSLTITPVVSIEEERRIAFEYAAKAALERYGSTFERLSK, from the coding sequence ATGATCAAGAAGCTCGTCCGCCACGGCAACAGCCGTGCCCTCATCATCGACAAGCCCATCCTCGAGCTCATCGGTGCGACCGAGGACAGCGAGTTCACCATCATCACCGACGGCAGGTCGCTCACCATCACGCCGGTCGTCTCGATCGAGGAGGAGCGCCGCATCGCGTTTGAGTACGCTGCAAAGGCCGCGCTCGAACGGTACGGGTCCACATTCGAACGTCTCTCGAAGTAG
- a CDS encoding type II toxin-antitoxin system death-on-curing family toxin, whose product MPNFLTIDEVLDLHALQLDHFGGLDGIRDTGLLESALAMPQAGFGEHYVHADIYEMAAAYLFHLVKNHPFIDGNKRVGFHAAFVFLALNGIELDIPQDQAYDLVIAVAEGRAEKPQVAAAVRAHAQPIAQP is encoded by the coding sequence ATGCCCAACTTCCTCACCATCGACGAGGTGCTTGACCTGCACGCCCTGCAACTCGACCATTTCGGCGGGCTTGATGGGATTCGAGACACCGGCCTGCTCGAGTCTGCGCTCGCCATGCCACAGGCAGGCTTCGGCGAACACTACGTCCACGCCGACATCTACGAGATGGCGGCTGCCTATCTATTTCATCTCGTGAAGAACCACCCATTCATCGATGGCAACAAACGTGTGGGCTTCCACGCGGCTTTCGTGTTCCTGGCGCTCAACGGCATCGAGCTCGACATCCCGCAGGACCAGGCCTACGACCTCGTCATCGCAGTCGCCGAAGGCCGCGCCGAGAAGCCGCAGGTCGCCGCGGCAGTCCGCGCCCACGCACAGCCGATCGCGCAGCCGTAG
- a CDS encoding NAD(P)-binding domain-containing protein: protein MRISVLGTGNVGMSLATGFARIGNEVMLGTRDAAKPAVTEWLAAGDPARTAGTYEAAADFGDVVVLAIPGRLLPELITELGSARMAGKTVLDATNPIAFGPDGVTNAYGADDSGTETLQRGWPGARVVKAFNQINAADMGDPGPEPPSPLRIAGDDADAKAVIGGLGEALGWTVRDLGGIEKSRALERGVVDWIARAQAENADS from the coding sequence ATGCGTATCTCAGTACTTGGCACCGGTAACGTGGGCATGTCGCTCGCAACCGGTTTCGCCCGAATCGGCAATGAAGTCATGCTCGGCACCCGCGACGCGGCAAAGCCCGCGGTCACCGAGTGGCTCGCAGCAGGCGACCCCGCGCGCACGGCCGGCACCTACGAGGCTGCTGCCGACTTCGGCGATGTCGTCGTGCTCGCCATCCCCGGCCGCCTGCTCCCTGAGCTCATCACCGAGCTCGGCTCGGCGCGCATGGCCGGCAAGACGGTGCTCGACGCCACCAACCCCATCGCGTTCGGCCCGGATGGCGTCACCAACGCCTACGGTGCGGACGACTCCGGCACCGAGACGCTGCAGCGTGGTTGGCCGGGCGCACGCGTCGTGAAGGCCTTCAACCAGATCAACGCCGCCGACATGGGCGACCCCGGCCCCGAGCCGCCCTCACCACTACGCATCGCTGGCGACGACGCGGACGCCAAGGCCGTCATCGGCGGACTCGGCGAGGCGCTCGGATGGACCGTGCGCGACCTGGGCGGCATCGAGAAGTCGCGAGCGCTCGAACGCGGCGTCGTCGACTGGATCGCACGCGCGCAGGCCGAGAACGCCGACTCGTAG
- a CDS encoding S8 family serine peptidase — translation MNPRFARVAIAFVGVALVAAALYGASRPGYTENPASATIPRAVAQQAERPAAPALGTSASLEPPERLGTSTAPALSKGSPDPAPSRLVSVKRAAGVSAADFESAALAEGLRVVETIPEIGWAVVEPVDPSRSAADAIESLTDRPWATLAEPVSTVYPAMTPSDPNYGLQWGFKNSGQLGGTSGADANSEPALDWSRGADTVVAVVDTGVDFRAPDLAGRSWVNADEIAGNSVDDDGNGKVDDVNGWDFYRNDATVFDEVDGDKHGTHVAGTVGAATNNAIAGAGMAPETAIMSVKFLGESGGSDVNGAAGIVYAVDNGADVVNCSWGGGTSTTVLSDAMAYAAARNVLVVIAAGNSAVNNDVTPFYPASLESTNIVSVAALEQWDGLASFSNYGATTVDIGAPGQGIYSEQPVLPGALLVEQNPYKIVYYGFPVESVTDATARQSLVTNSMSAIATTTSDPVLVVDDGWGTIFGEGTWRRARYTAALTAAGYTNVTVHSTQTSGTPTAGLMAGKVVVWFTGATTAGYGATYMTFSSTERTQLTTYLNAGGRMLISSGDAGYDTAWVGGTALTWYHAYLHAAYIDDDPWTGTGAGRAGSLIDGVAFTVDDPIRGTDGYDDVGAYDGYATPIADYEGYATISGTSMAAPHVSGALALAIARNPGESAAALKARLMATTVPVAALAGKCVTGGRMDTAATTGEMAAPSGFSAWYAGVGSVAMSWVDDGADPHFAATRVLARTGAWPASPSDPLATQVYEGAAQAATQTGIPSGTQVYYSAYSRNSLGTWTEVATATATVSDPPGTISGTVLGLDGLPAYRMVASAFDATSHAYVKAVFTDVNGQYSMTGLAPGGYHVRYLSSAGTAVGAYPYFDLKRTVSDATTVAVASGQTATASMRMTPAPAASSIVGTVTASGVAQAGVVVSAFNATTHAHVKGVFTDALGRYAIAGLPAGSYHVRFTNTTPSTLTQYYDHQSTISAASVVTMGESATVTVTTDLAAVTPPASGSIAGTVTAAAVPQNRVVVGAFNAVSGAYVRAVFTDAAGAYRIGSLAPGNYKVRFSNTAPSTLTQWYLNVATMGAATPVAVSDGVTTTVSTDLLGL, via the coding sequence ATGAACCCACGGTTCGCGCGCGTGGCGATTGCGTTCGTAGGTGTTGCCCTCGTGGCAGCGGCGCTCTACGGGGCCTCGCGCCCGGGGTATACCGAGAACCCCGCGTCGGCCACCATCCCTCGAGCGGTGGCTCAACAGGCCGAGAGGCCTGCCGCGCCGGCACTGGGAACCTCGGCGTCACTCGAGCCGCCGGAGCGGCTCGGCACATCGACCGCGCCCGCGCTCTCGAAGGGCTCACCCGATCCGGCACCGTCGCGCTTGGTGTCGGTCAAGCGCGCCGCGGGTGTCTCGGCGGCTGACTTCGAGAGTGCAGCGCTCGCCGAGGGGCTTCGGGTCGTCGAGACGATCCCCGAGATCGGTTGGGCGGTCGTCGAACCCGTCGATCCGAGCAGGTCTGCCGCTGACGCAATCGAATCACTCACCGACCGACCGTGGGCGACGCTCGCCGAGCCGGTCTCGACGGTCTATCCCGCTATGACGCCCAGCGACCCCAACTACGGTCTGCAGTGGGGCTTCAAGAACAGCGGTCAGCTCGGGGGTACGTCGGGTGCGGACGCGAACTCCGAGCCCGCACTGGACTGGTCGCGTGGTGCCGATACTGTCGTGGCCGTCGTCGACACCGGTGTGGACTTCCGCGCGCCCGATCTTGCAGGCCGTTCGTGGGTCAACGCCGATGAGATCGCGGGCAACAGCGTCGACGACGACGGTAACGGCAAGGTCGACGACGTCAACGGCTGGGACTTCTACCGTAACGACGCCACCGTCTTCGACGAGGTCGACGGCGACAAGCACGGCACCCACGTCGCGGGCACGGTCGGAGCTGCGACCAACAATGCGATCGCCGGCGCAGGTATGGCGCCCGAGACCGCGATCATGAGCGTGAAATTCCTCGGCGAAAGCGGGGGCAGTGACGTCAACGGCGCGGCCGGCATCGTGTACGCGGTTGACAACGGTGCCGACGTGGTCAACTGCTCGTGGGGCGGCGGTACGAGCACGACGGTGCTGTCCGATGCCATGGCGTACGCGGCAGCGCGCAACGTCCTCGTGGTCATCGCAGCAGGAAACAGTGCGGTGAACAACGACGTGACGCCGTTTTACCCCGCGTCATTGGAGTCAACCAACATCGTCAGCGTCGCCGCGCTCGAGCAGTGGGACGGATTGGCGAGCTTCTCGAACTACGGTGCGACCACCGTCGACATCGGTGCTCCTGGTCAGGGCATCTACTCCGAGCAGCCGGTTCTTCCCGGCGCACTGCTCGTCGAGCAGAACCCCTACAAGATCGTCTACTACGGATTCCCGGTCGAAAGCGTGACCGACGCGACCGCGCGGCAGTCGCTCGTGACCAACTCTATGTCGGCTATCGCCACGACGACGAGTGATCCGGTACTCGTGGTGGATGACGGTTGGGGCACGATCTTCGGCGAAGGAACGTGGCGGCGCGCGCGCTACACGGCGGCGCTCACCGCAGCCGGGTATACCAACGTCACCGTGCATTCGACTCAGACGAGCGGCACGCCCACCGCAGGGCTCATGGCCGGCAAGGTCGTGGTGTGGTTCACCGGGGCGACGACCGCCGGCTACGGTGCGACGTACATGACCTTCTCGAGTACCGAGCGCACCCAGTTGACCACCTATCTGAACGCCGGTGGTCGCATGCTCATCTCGAGCGGCGATGCGGGCTACGACACCGCATGGGTCGGCGGTACGGCTCTGACGTGGTACCACGCGTATCTGCACGCTGCCTACATCGATGACGACCCGTGGACGGGTACAGGGGCCGGGCGTGCGGGCTCACTGATCGACGGCGTCGCGTTCACAGTCGATGACCCGATTCGCGGGACGGACGGCTACGATGACGTCGGAGCCTACGACGGGTACGCCACGCCGATTGCGGACTATGAGGGCTACGCGACCATATCGGGCACGTCGATGGCGGCCCCGCACGTCTCCGGCGCGCTCGCGCTCGCAATCGCGCGCAACCCCGGCGAATCTGCGGCGGCGCTGAAGGCGCGGCTCATGGCGACAACGGTTCCGGTGGCCGCGCTGGCGGGCAAGTGCGTGACCGGCGGGCGGATGGACACGGCGGCGACGACGGGCGAGATGGCGGCGCCGAGCGGGTTCTCGGCGTGGTACGCGGGCGTCGGCAGCGTCGCGATGTCGTGGGTCGACGATGGCGCCGATCCACACTTCGCAGCGACGCGCGTGCTCGCGCGCACGGGGGCGTGGCCGGCCTCGCCGAGTGACCCGCTCGCGACGCAGGTCTACGAGGGCGCCGCACAAGCAGCGACGCAAACCGGCATCCCCAGCGGGACGCAGGTCTACTACTCGGCGTATTCGCGGAACTCGCTCGGTACGTGGACCGAGGTCGCGACTGCGACGGCGACGGTCAGCGACCCGCCGGGCACAATCTCGGGGACGGTTCTGGGGCTGGATGGGCTGCCGGCGTATCGGATGGTGGCCAGCGCGTTCGATGCGACGAGCCATGCCTACGTCAAGGCCGTGTTCACCGATGTGAACGGTCAGTACTCGATGACCGGGCTTGCCCCTGGCGGCTATCACGTGCGCTACCTGAGCAGCGCCGGTACGGCGGTGGGAGCGTACCCGTACTTCGACCTCAAGCGCACCGTTTCCGATGCGACCACCGTGGCTGTGGCGTCGGGTCAGACGGCGACCGCGAGCATGCGGATGACGCCGGCTCCTGCGGCGTCGTCGATCGTGGGGACCGTGACGGCGAGTGGCGTGGCGCAGGCAGGCGTGGTCGTCAGCGCGTTTAACGCGACGACGCATGCGCACGTGAAGGGCGTGTTCACCGACGCGCTCGGGCGCTACGCAATCGCCGGACTGCCGGCCGGCAGCTACCACGTGCGCTTCACCAACACCACGCCAAGCACGCTCACGCAGTACTACGACCACCAGTCCACGATCTCGGCGGCGAGCGTGGTGACGATGGGTGAGTCGGCGACTGTCACGGTCACGACCGACCTTGCGGCGGTGACGCCGCCTGCATCCGGCTCCATCGCCGGAACGGTGACGGCTGCTGCGGTGCCGCAGAACCGTGTGGTCGTGGGCGCCTTCAACGCAGTGAGCGGTGCGTACGTGCGAGCGGTCTTCACCGACGCGGCCGGCGCGTACCGCATCGGTTCGCTCGCTCCCGGCAACTACAAGGTGCGCTTCTCAAACACCGCGCCGAGCACGCTGACGCAGTGGTACCTGAATGTGGCGACGATGGGTGCGGCAACTCCGGTGGCCGTGAGTGACGGTGTGACGACGACGGTGTCGACGGATCTGCTCGGGCTGTAA